In a genomic window of Prosthecochloris marina:
- a CDS encoding AMP-binding enzyme — translation MSIYSQEIEQTLGSHPGVHDAVAVALKHEIYQDILVCAVVLEKNSEATADDLLAFARARLGASTLYRVVILDDIPRNERGKPVLAELNKILLAFLGRSTTLGRKEAVRPHTVSLPAGGRQLRVKIHFSFTMPEDPDMVALDRWINGVLDNDLKTDCVDSFPGDRSVPASVRQWLWCCLQLCRLLLQVGRVPFFDPPVIIACSPKSLDSKKWSAVAELALIDDFPKDMYDAALQSSFSLAAWAMMHEPAGKNLEYFFKMVQERVVKPLSKVLPVGKSTYPVLKEVHQNGIPFQHLGGGVFQLGWGANARRMDRSTTEKDSAMGAKLSHRKVLATRLLGSAGLPAAVHSVVKTYENALEAARQIGWPVVIKPADRDRGEGVSVDVSDERALKSAFKHALKVSQVRQVIVEQQIPGVCHRLFVANGKLLYAVKRYPMSVTGDGKKSVEELVAYEYERQQRKPPWRRTEIQPLDQRALDTIKAAGFSVLSVPEEGVLVPLRPIESTQWGGVDEEVTDFVHPENLATALDAAKLFSLHVAGIDIISTDISIPWYENGAIINEVNYAPLFGGGEISKRHIPVFLREFMAGDGRIPVNVLVGGEGALQASFRLWKALLSKEVRAFLTNERQTFDSSGKPVHMPFISLYQRIRALTLSSKVEAMVIAVQTDEFLYSGLPLEYVDSITFCDAQLASFREQNKLLSAENLDAMNLLLAGWKKV, via the coding sequence ATGAGCATCTATTCTCAGGAAATCGAACAAACCCTTGGTTCCCATCCGGGTGTTCATGATGCAGTGGCGGTAGCGCTGAAACATGAGATTTACCAGGACATCCTTGTCTGTGCTGTAGTGCTTGAAAAGAATTCGGAAGCGACAGCCGATGATCTGCTCGCTTTTGCTCGGGCTCGGCTCGGTGCATCCACTCTCTATCGAGTCGTGATTCTCGATGACATTCCTCGTAATGAGCGGGGAAAACCGGTTCTCGCTGAGTTGAACAAGATACTCCTTGCTTTTCTGGGTCGGAGCACTACGCTTGGCAGAAAAGAGGCGGTACGGCCTCATACAGTTTCACTTCCTGCGGGCGGCCGGCAGTTACGGGTGAAGATCCACTTCTCGTTTACTATGCCTGAGGACCCCGATATGGTAGCGCTTGATCGCTGGATAAATGGTGTTCTCGATAATGACCTCAAAACGGATTGTGTTGATTCTTTCCCCGGTGACCGGAGCGTCCCTGCCAGTGTCAGACAATGGTTATGGTGCTGTCTTCAGTTATGCAGGCTGCTTCTTCAGGTAGGTCGTGTTCCGTTTTTCGATCCGCCTGTGATCATTGCATGTTCGCCTAAATCCCTTGACAGCAAGAAATGGAGTGCTGTTGCCGAACTTGCGTTGATCGATGATTTTCCCAAAGATATGTATGATGCTGCTTTGCAGTCGTCGTTTTCCCTGGCTGCTTGGGCGATGATGCATGAGCCTGCCGGGAAAAACCTTGAATATTTTTTCAAAATGGTTCAAGAACGGGTTGTCAAACCGCTTTCGAAGGTTCTGCCTGTCGGCAAGTCGACATACCCCGTTTTGAAAGAAGTCCATCAAAATGGCATCCCTTTTCAGCATCTTGGCGGAGGTGTTTTTCAGCTTGGCTGGGGGGCAAACGCGCGTCGAATGGACCGGAGTACGACCGAAAAGGATTCAGCCATGGGCGCTAAACTTTCCCACAGGAAGGTGCTCGCAACACGATTGTTAGGATCTGCCGGGCTGCCTGCTGCAGTACACAGTGTGGTAAAAACCTATGAAAATGCACTCGAGGCAGCCCGGCAGATCGGATGGCCGGTGGTGATAAAGCCTGCCGACCGTGACCGGGGGGAAGGTGTTAGTGTTGATGTATCGGATGAGCGGGCATTGAAAAGTGCATTCAAACATGCCCTGAAAGTTTCGCAGGTAAGGCAAGTCATAGTCGAGCAACAGATTCCCGGTGTCTGCCACCGTTTGTTTGTGGCCAACGGCAAGCTTCTCTATGCCGTCAAACGTTACCCCATGTCGGTTACCGGTGATGGAAAGAAAAGCGTCGAAGAGCTGGTTGCCTATGAATATGAGCGTCAGCAAAGAAAGCCACCGTGGAGAAGAACGGAGATCCAGCCTCTGGACCAGCGCGCCCTTGACACCATCAAGGCTGCCGGTTTTTCTGTGTTGTCTGTCCCCGAAGAAGGGGTGCTTGTTCCCTTGCGTCCGATAGAATCGACCCAATGGGGAGGCGTCGATGAAGAAGTCACTGACTTTGTTCATCCCGAAAATCTCGCGACGGCTCTCGACGCTGCAAAACTTTTCAGCCTCCATGTAGCAGGCATCGACATCATCAGCACCGATATCTCTATACCTTGGTATGAGAATGGAGCGATCATCAACGAGGTCAACTATGCCCCGTTGTTCGGAGGGGGAGAGATTTCAAAGCGCCATATACCAGTTTTTCTCCGGGAGTTCATGGCTGGTGACGGCAGAATCCCTGTTAACGTGCTTGTCGGGGGGGAAGGGGCGTTGCAAGCTTCATTCCGGCTCTGGAAAGCTCTGCTTTCAAAAGAAGTGCGCGCTTTTCTGACCAATGAAAGGCAAACCTTCGATTCTTCCGGAAAACCGGTTCACATGCCGTTCATAAGCCTCTACCAGCGTATTCGAGCCCTGACACTTTCGTCGAAAGTTGAAGCAATGGTCATAGCGGTTCAGACGGACGAGTTTCTCTATAGCGGCTTGCCCCTGGAATATGTCGACAGCATAACTTTTTGTGATGCTCAACTGGCATCTTTCAGGGAACAGAACAAACTATTGTCGGCAGAAAACCTTGATGCAATGAATCTCCTTCTTGCAGGCTGGAAAAAAGTATGA
- a CDS encoding RelA/SpoT family protein codes for MLAQIEKAQYEKMHEILRLARKNLKTFDESLIQRAFFMCYRAHEGEKRASGEPFFYHPVEVAKILLTELPLDGVSIAAALLHDVIEDSEYTYEDLAAELGGEVADIVEGLTKISGIMINREITQAEGFRKMLLSVVKDVRVILIKFCDRLHNMRTLDALPEHRRLKIALETRDIYAPLAHRFGLGKMKIELENLAFKYIDPDMFEKIQQKVRLSRGERIAYLDKMIVPIKKDLEKQGFKVEVEGRAKHLFSIYNKMRYKNKRFEDIHDLYGIRIVIDTERISDCFAAYGYITQKYPPLPQHFKDYISIPKHNGYQSLHSAILGSKGRVVEVQIRTSRMHEFAEFGVAAHWRYKEKVSKDDATIDTFLKWARDLIKDADSAASFMEGFKLNLYHDEIYIFTPKGDMKALPAGATPIDFAYSIHTEIGNGCIGAKVNGKIVRLNSELRSGDRVEIITSKNQKPKADWLKFVVTHRARMKIRSAINEERRRQIEKGRNMWEKMLSGTKKLLTENDIIKQVRKYGIKTPADFFSALANQQIDGEKVIKSLADQEQQSFTTEKSESEEYGYDAFAEEARKGKEGERVGKDEVVIEGLPNIAYSYAKCCKPVPGDDIIGFVTKEGLVKIHRKNCVNVSNESLLKSERVVSVSWNRKVETEFLAGVKVVGEDRIGITNQITGVLSKSDINIRSISLHAKDGMFIGTVMIYVRNISRLQALMDKIRKVQGVFSVERLGN; via the coding sequence ATGTTAGCCCAGATTGAAAAAGCACAATATGAAAAGATGCACGAGATTCTGCGACTGGCTCGGAAGAATCTCAAAACTTTCGATGAATCGCTGATTCAACGGGCTTTTTTTATGTGCTATCGAGCACATGAAGGCGAAAAGCGTGCATCCGGAGAACCGTTCTTCTATCATCCTGTTGAAGTTGCAAAGATACTGCTTACCGAGCTTCCCCTTGACGGGGTCTCGATAGCAGCTGCTCTGTTGCATGATGTCATAGAGGACAGTGAGTACACGTATGAGGATCTTGCTGCGGAACTGGGGGGTGAAGTTGCGGATATCGTGGAGGGGCTTACCAAAATCTCCGGGATTATGATCAACCGTGAGATTACTCAGGCAGAAGGCTTTCGCAAGATGTTGCTTTCTGTCGTCAAAGATGTACGGGTCATTCTGATCAAGTTTTGTGATCGATTGCACAACATGAGAACCCTTGATGCTCTGCCGGAGCACCGCCGCCTTAAAATTGCCCTGGAAACACGAGACATTTATGCTCCGCTTGCACATCGTTTCGGTCTCGGAAAAATGAAGATCGAGCTTGAAAACCTTGCGTTCAAGTATATCGACCCGGATATGTTCGAGAAGATCCAGCAGAAGGTGCGACTCAGCAGGGGGGAAAGAATTGCTTATCTCGACAAAATGATTGTGCCAATCAAAAAGGATCTTGAAAAGCAGGGATTCAAGGTAGAGGTTGAAGGCAGGGCAAAGCATCTGTTTTCCATTTATAACAAGATGCGCTACAAAAACAAGCGTTTCGAGGATATTCACGATCTTTACGGAATAAGGATCGTCATCGATACTGAACGGATTTCAGATTGCTTTGCTGCCTACGGTTACATAACACAGAAATATCCGCCGCTTCCCCAGCATTTCAAGGATTATATTTCCATCCCGAAACACAATGGATATCAGTCGCTTCACTCCGCGATTCTCGGGTCGAAAGGCCGTGTCGTGGAGGTGCAGATAAGAACAAGCCGAATGCATGAGTTTGCGGAATTCGGTGTTGCGGCTCATTGGCGTTATAAGGAGAAAGTGTCCAAAGATGACGCTACGATAGATACGTTTCTCAAGTGGGCTCGTGATCTCATCAAAGACGCAGACTCGGCCGCCTCGTTCATGGAGGGTTTCAAGCTGAATCTCTACCATGATGAGATCTATATTTTTACACCGAAAGGGGATATGAAAGCCCTGCCTGCTGGGGCTACTCCTATTGATTTTGCGTACTCGATACATACAGAGATAGGTAACGGGTGTATCGGTGCGAAAGTGAACGGGAAAATCGTCAGACTCAATTCCGAGCTCAGGTCGGGTGATCGTGTAGAGATTATTACCTCCAAGAACCAGAAACCGAAAGCTGATTGGCTGAAGTTTGTTGTAACCCATCGGGCTCGTATGAAGATTCGTTCGGCGATCAACGAAGAGCGACGGCGCCAGATAGAAAAAGGCCGGAACATGTGGGAAAAGATGCTTTCCGGCACAAAAAAGCTGCTTACGGAAAATGATATTATAAAGCAGGTTCGGAAATACGGCATCAAAACACCGGCAGATTTTTTCAGCGCATTGGCTAACCAGCAGATTGATGGCGAAAAGGTTATCAAAAGTCTGGCAGATCAGGAACAGCAATCCTTTACAACCGAGAAATCGGAGTCTGAAGAGTATGGATATGATGCATTTGCAGAAGAAGCCCGAAAGGGGAAAGAAGGGGAAAGAGTCGGCAAAGATGAGGTTGTTATAGAAGGGTTGCCCAATATTGCGTATTCTTATGCCAAATGCTGTAAACCGGTTCCCGGAGATGACATCATAGGGTTCGTCACCAAGGAAGGACTTGTGAAGATCCATCGGAAAAACTGTGTCAACGTCAGTAACGAAAGCCTTCTGAAAAGTGAACGCGTCGTGAGTGTTTCCTGGAACAGGAAGGTTGAAACCGAGTTTCTTGCCGGTGTAAAGGTTGTCGGAGAGGACCGGATCGGCATAACGAACCAGATAACAGGGGTGCTGTCAAAGTCCGATATCAATATTCGCAGTATATCACTGCATGCGAAGGACGGGATGTTTATCGGTACGGTCATGATTTATGTCCGCAACATATCGCGCTTACAGGCGTTAATGGATAAAATCAGAAAAGTACAGGGTGTTTTTTCTGTTGAGCGTCTCGGAAACTGA
- the uvrB gene encoding excinuclease ABC subunit UvrB, with amino-acid sequence MKSSDNNVYKIESNYKPEGDQPEAIRQLTEGVLRGDQSQVLLGVTGSGKTFTMANVIAAVNKPVLVISHNKTLAAQLYGELRQFFPHNAVEYFISYYDFYQPEAYIPSMDKYIAKDLRINDEIERLRLKATSALLSGRKDVVVVSSVSCIYGLGSPEDWKAQIVELRREMEKDRDEFLKELVSLHFVRDDRDLASGKFRVRGDVIDLVPMHEEIALRVEFFGNEIERLQLFDHQSGEILGDQEYAFVYPARQFVAEEEKLKQAMLAIENELAGRLNVLRAEDKLVEARRLEERTRYDLEMMKELGYCSGIENYSRHLSDRKAGERPYCLLDYFPKDYLVIIDESHVTFPQIRGMYAGDRSRKTILVDFGFRLPSALDNRPLRFEEFESMVPQLISVSATPGEYELRRTGGAVVEQLVRPTGLLDPEIFVRPVDGQIDDLLEEIRQHTAKGFKSLVMTLTKRMSEDLHDFFRKAGLKVRYLHSEIKSLERMQILRELRTGEIDVLVGVNLLREGLDLPEVSLVAILDADKEGFLRDSKSLMQIAGRAARNVEGKVIFYAAKVTDSMRMVIEETQRRRTVQQRFNAEHGITPASIVKSVDQVLDTTGVADAEERFRRRRMGLEQRPQRVFEDLIDSLGSEDLYAMAETLKLEMQEAAESMEYEKAAYLRDEIAKLEHAAAGKAEGGEQGSRKIQNE; translated from the coding sequence ATGAAAAGCAGTGACAATAATGTATACAAAATTGAAAGCAACTATAAACCCGAAGGCGATCAGCCGGAAGCTATACGGCAGCTTACGGAAGGTGTGTTGCGAGGTGACCAGAGCCAGGTTCTGCTTGGCGTTACCGGTTCAGGTAAAACGTTCACGATGGCCAATGTTATCGCAGCTGTAAACAAGCCTGTACTTGTCATCAGTCATAATAAAACGCTTGCTGCGCAGTTGTACGGTGAACTGCGGCAGTTTTTCCCGCATAACGCGGTAGAGTATTTCATAAGCTATTATGATTTCTACCAGCCTGAAGCCTATATCCCTTCGATGGATAAGTACATCGCCAAGGATTTGCGAATTAACGATGAGATCGAGCGGTTGAGACTGAAAGCGACCAGCGCTCTTTTGAGTGGTCGCAAGGATGTCGTTGTGGTAAGTTCCGTGAGCTGCATTTATGGACTGGGTTCGCCGGAAGACTGGAAGGCTCAGATAGTCGAACTTCGCCGGGAGATGGAAAAAGACAGGGATGAGTTTTTGAAAGAGCTTGTTTCCCTTCATTTCGTTCGTGATGACAGAGATCTGGCTTCCGGGAAATTCAGGGTTCGCGGGGATGTCATCGATCTCGTGCCGATGCATGAAGAAATTGCTTTGCGTGTAGAGTTTTTCGGAAATGAGATCGAGAGGTTGCAACTTTTCGATCATCAAAGCGGTGAAATTCTCGGTGATCAGGAGTATGCTTTTGTCTATCCAGCACGGCAGTTTGTCGCCGAAGAGGAAAAACTGAAACAGGCGATGCTCGCTATAGAAAATGAATTGGCCGGACGTCTGAACGTTTTGCGTGCCGAAGACAAGCTTGTTGAGGCACGAAGGTTGGAAGAAAGAACCCGTTACGATCTCGAAATGATGAAGGAACTGGGGTACTGTTCGGGAATTGAAAATTATTCACGCCACTTATCCGACAGGAAAGCCGGAGAAAGACCGTACTGCCTCTTGGATTATTTTCCGAAAGATTACCTTGTCATTATTGATGAATCGCATGTTACGTTCCCGCAGATCCGTGGAATGTATGCCGGGGACCGTTCCAGAAAAACCATTCTTGTCGATTTCGGATTCCGGCTCCCTTCGGCTCTTGACAATCGACCGTTGCGTTTTGAAGAATTTGAATCGATGGTTCCGCAGCTGATAAGCGTCAGTGCAACACCAGGGGAATACGAACTTCGCCGTACGGGCGGGGCGGTCGTCGAACAGCTCGTACGACCGACCGGTTTACTCGATCCGGAAATTTTTGTCCGGCCTGTCGATGGGCAGATCGACGACCTTCTCGAGGAAATCCGGCAACATACAGCCAAGGGTTTCAAGTCTCTGGTGATGACTCTTACCAAGCGTATGAGTGAAGATCTGCATGACTTTTTCAGAAAAGCCGGTTTGAAGGTGCGCTATCTGCACTCTGAGATCAAGAGCCTTGAAAGGATGCAGATCCTCAGAGAGTTGCGGACCGGGGAGATCGATGTACTTGTGGGAGTAAACCTTCTGCGGGAGGGGCTGGACCTGCCTGAAGTGTCTCTTGTCGCTATTCTCGATGCCGACAAGGAGGGGTTTTTAAGGGATAGCAAATCGCTGATGCAGATTGCGGGCCGTGCCGCAAGAAATGTTGAAGGCAAGGTGATCTTTTATGCTGCGAAGGTTACCGATTCCATGCGGATGGTTATCGAGGAAACCCAAAGACGCAGAACGGTTCAACAGCGGTTCAATGCGGAACACGGTATCACTCCCGCCTCTATCGTCAAGTCGGTTGATCAGGTTCTCGATACCACCGGTGTAGCCGATGCCGAGGAGCGGTTCAGAAGGAGAAGAATGGGACTCGAACAGCGGCCACAGAGAGTGTTTGAGGATTTGATCGATTCCCTGGGAAGCGAAGATCTGTATGCCATGGCGGAAACTCTCAAGCTGGAGATGCAGGAGGCGGCGGAAAGTATGGAGTATGAAAAAGCGGCATATCTTCGTGACGAGATCGCTAAACTCGAGCATGCTGCAGCGGGGAAGGCGGAAGGAGGTGAACAAGGAAGCCGGAAGATCCAAAATGAATGA
- a CDS encoding M16 family metallopeptidase has product MHSEHQYSYTTVPNDPLHTRIYTLDNGLTVYMSPHKDEPRIYTSIAVRAGSKNDPAETTGLAHYLEHMLFKGTDSIGSLDYDKEKVELQKIVDLYEEYRSTDDPDKRADIYRQIDSTSNFAAEFTIPNEYDKLLSSIGARGTNAYTWVEQTVYLNDIPSNQLEKWLTIEAERFRNPIMRLFHTELETVYEEKNMTMDSDSRKIWENLYAGLFRKHTYGTQTTIGEAEHLKNPSIKNVIDYYRAWYVPNNMAICIAGDFDPDEAIKLIDEKFSKLKPSPVPRFFPPKEDPIENPVITKVKGPEAEELVIGFRFTGAGTPDIDFLTLIDKILHNQTAGLIDLNLNQDQKVLDAASMVVEMKDYSTHILSAKPREGQSLDEVKTHLLEQIENVKKGNFPDWLLEAVINDLKIEELRTLETNRGRTETFVDAFVLGADWQSVVEKRERLSRITKEEISAFARKHYGTNYVAIYKQHGKDAETPKIQKPPITPLKVNRNKTSVFAENILARKTEEIDPVFLDFERDIQSENIIDGVPLFSVKNNENDLFSLYYVFDIGNNHTKKIDLALDYLSYLGTSALTPAEFNQEMYKIGASFSAYTADDHLYLKLSGLQEHFPAALHMLEKLLCDARPNVEALEKLKAGILKERADDKLSKRKILFEAMHHYGRYGASSPFTNVLDNDELKKITPEELLAEIDTLMRYRHRVLYYGPAAPAKLSSELRELEHLKRELVTIPEIEPFIEIEQQKNRVYVVDYDMTQAEMLMLSRDMRYDPKQVPLITLFNEYYGGGMSSVVFQELREAKALAYSVFSVYRIPKDKDEHHYIFSYIGTQADKLPEALSGINQLLENLPESPDLFASAKNGIHRKIRTERLTRTKILFTREEAQKLGLNHDIRKDIYENTENLDFEDIAAFHRQRFTDKKYTLLVLGKKENLDMETLGKFGKVSNLSLEEIFGY; this is encoded by the coding sequence ATGCATTCTGAACACCAGTATTCATACACCACAGTACCCAACGACCCCCTGCATACAAGAATCTATACCCTCGACAACGGTCTGACCGTCTACATGAGTCCGCACAAGGACGAACCGAGAATATATACCTCGATTGCCGTCAGAGCCGGCAGTAAAAACGATCCTGCGGAAACGACCGGTCTAGCCCATTACCTCGAGCATATGCTTTTCAAGGGAACTGACTCCATAGGATCGCTGGATTACGACAAGGAAAAAGTCGAACTGCAGAAAATCGTGGATCTCTACGAAGAATACCGCTCAACCGACGATCCGGATAAAAGAGCCGATATTTACCGTCAGATCGACAGCACATCCAATTTTGCAGCTGAATTCACCATACCCAACGAGTATGACAAATTGCTCAGCTCAATAGGGGCAAGAGGTACAAATGCATATACCTGGGTCGAACAAACCGTCTACCTGAACGATATCCCGTCCAACCAGCTTGAAAAATGGTTGACCATTGAAGCAGAACGATTTCGGAATCCGATCATGCGCCTGTTCCATACCGAGCTTGAAACCGTCTATGAAGAAAAAAACATGACGATGGACAGCGACAGCCGGAAAATCTGGGAAAATCTTTATGCGGGTCTTTTCAGGAAACATACATACGGTACACAGACAACCATCGGCGAAGCGGAGCATCTTAAAAACCCGTCAATCAAAAATGTCATCGATTACTACCGTGCGTGGTATGTACCGAACAATATGGCGATCTGCATTGCTGGCGATTTCGATCCCGATGAAGCAATAAAGCTGATCGATGAAAAATTCTCGAAACTGAAACCCAGCCCGGTTCCTCGGTTTTTCCCACCAAAGGAAGATCCAATCGAGAACCCCGTGATCACAAAAGTCAAAGGTCCCGAAGCAGAAGAGCTGGTCATCGGTTTCAGGTTCACAGGAGCCGGTACACCGGATATTGATTTCCTTACCCTTATCGACAAAATACTGCACAACCAGACGGCAGGCCTTATCGACTTGAACCTCAATCAGGATCAAAAAGTCCTCGATGCAGCCTCGATGGTGGTTGAGATGAAAGATTATTCAACGCACATACTTTCAGCCAAACCTCGTGAAGGCCAAAGCCTCGACGAAGTCAAGACACACCTGCTCGAACAGATTGAAAACGTTAAAAAAGGAAATTTCCCGGACTGGCTGCTCGAGGCAGTCATCAACGATCTGAAGATCGAGGAACTCAGGACCCTTGAAACAAACAGGGGACGCACGGAGACTTTTGTCGATGCTTTTGTACTCGGTGCCGACTGGCAAAGTGTGGTAGAGAAAAGAGAACGCCTGAGCCGTATCACCAAAGAGGAGATATCGGCCTTTGCACGTAAGCACTACGGGACTAATTACGTTGCCATATACAAACAACATGGTAAAGACGCAGAAACTCCCAAAATTCAGAAACCGCCGATAACCCCACTCAAGGTAAACCGTAATAAGACATCGGTTTTTGCTGAAAACATCCTTGCTCGTAAAACTGAGGAGATCGATCCTGTTTTTCTTGATTTCGAGCGTGATATTCAATCGGAAAATATTATCGACGGCGTTCCTCTTTTTTCCGTTAAAAACAATGAAAACGACCTTTTCTCACTCTACTATGTCTTTGACATCGGCAACAATCACACAAAAAAAATCGACCTGGCACTCGATTATCTCAGCTACCTGGGCACATCGGCATTGACACCGGCCGAATTCAACCAGGAAATGTACAAGATAGGAGCGAGTTTTTCAGCATATACTGCAGACGATCACCTCTATCTCAAGCTTTCCGGCCTTCAGGAGCATTTCCCTGCAGCGCTTCACATGCTTGAAAAGCTGCTCTGTGATGCCCGGCCCAATGTCGAGGCACTTGAAAAACTAAAAGCAGGCATCTTGAAGGAGAGAGCCGACGACAAGCTTTCGAAGCGCAAAATTCTTTTTGAAGCAATGCATCATTACGGGCGTTACGGGGCATCGTCACCATTCACCAATGTGCTCGACAACGACGAACTCAAAAAGATCACACCCGAGGAGTTGCTTGCCGAGATCGACACCCTCATGCGATACCGCCACAGAGTATTGTACTACGGACCTGCTGCACCCGCCAAGCTTTCTTCCGAACTTCGGGAGCTCGAACACCTCAAACGGGAACTCGTCACCATTCCCGAGATAGAACCTTTCATAGAGATCGAGCAGCAAAAAAACCGCGTCTACGTCGTTGATTACGATATGACACAGGCTGAAATGCTCATGCTTTCCCGAGACATGCGTTATGACCCGAAACAGGTGCCATTGATCACCCTGTTTAACGAATATTACGGTGGAGGCATGTCGTCGGTTGTTTTTCAGGAACTCCGTGAAGCGAAAGCTCTTGCATATTCAGTATTTTCGGTTTACCGCATACCCAAAGACAAAGATGAACATCACTATATTTTCAGCTATATCGGAACCCAGGCGGATAAACTTCCCGAAGCGCTTTCGGGCATAAACCAATTGCTGGAAAACCTGCCTGAATCACCGGATCTCTTCGCGTCGGCCAAGAACGGAATACACAGAAAAATCCGTACCGAAAGGTTGACCAGAACAAAAATTCTTTTCACGAGGGAAGAAGCACAAAAACTCGGTCTGAATCATGATATCCGAAAGGATATTTATGAAAATACCGAAAACCTTGATTTCGAAGACATAGCTGCATTTCACCGGCAACGGTTTACCGATAAAAAGTACACGCTCTTGGTGCTGGGAAAAAAAGAAAACCTCGACATGGAAACCCTCGGCAAGTTCGGAAAAGTCAGCAATCTGTCTCTCGAGGAAATATTCGGTTATTGA
- a CDS encoding prohibitin family protein → MTSLLFLGIVLLFIGITARSLNPSLLRFSGLFKIGGIFAIILGILTASIRIVEPGKIGVKVLFGKVQEEVLASGLNIINPLVKVELFDITTQTYTMSGTETELSQLSDAPIRVLSADGLEVTIDMTVLYRINPTKAPEIRREIGPGLSYIDKIVRPTARTRIRDNAVIYNAVDLYSKKRDEFQTKIFSSIKNDFENRGLILENLLVRNISLPQSVKAAIEAKINAEQEAQKMQFVLQKETQEAERKRVEAKGIADYQQILSQSLTEKLLKYEQIKALQNLVKSDNSKVIIMGDSKGASVLIGQ, encoded by the coding sequence ATGACTTCACTACTTTTTCTCGGTATCGTACTTTTATTCATAGGAATTACGGCCCGATCGCTCAACCCTTCCCTGCTCCGGTTTTCCGGGTTGTTCAAGATCGGAGGAATATTTGCAATAATACTCGGAATTCTTACTGCAAGTATACGAATCGTTGAACCTGGCAAGATCGGCGTTAAGGTCCTGTTCGGTAAAGTTCAGGAAGAGGTGCTCGCCAGCGGCCTTAACATCATCAATCCGCTTGTCAAGGTCGAGTTGTTTGACATAACCACCCAGACCTATACCATGTCCGGTACGGAAACCGAACTCTCGCAATTGAGTGATGCCCCTATCAGAGTTCTCAGTGCCGATGGACTGGAAGTCACCATCGACATGACCGTTCTCTACCGCATCAACCCTACCAAGGCACCTGAAATACGTCGGGAAATCGGCCCCGGTCTTTCCTATATCGATAAAATTGTCCGACCGACCGCCAGAACACGTATCAGGGACAACGCGGTCATATACAATGCTGTAGACCTTTACTCGAAGAAACGTGATGAATTTCAAACGAAAATCTTTTCAAGTATCAAAAACGACTTTGAAAATCGCGGTCTTATTCTCGAAAACCTGCTTGTTCGCAACATCTCTCTTCCGCAGTCTGTAAAAGCTGCCATCGAAGCCAAGATCAATGCTGAACAGGAAGCCCAGAAAATGCAGTTCGTCCTGCAAAAAGAAACGCAGGAAGCGGAAAGAAAACGTGTCGAGGCAAAGGGTATAGCCGACTATCAGCAAATACTTTCTCAGTCATTGACAGAAAAACTGTTGAAATACGAGCAGATAAAAGCGCTTCAAAACCTGGTTAAATCAGACAACTCCAAAGTCATCATTATGGGAGACAGCAAAGGAGCCTCGGTACTGATAGGGCAATAA